The following proteins are encoded in a genomic region of Melopsittacus undulatus isolate bMelUnd1 chromosome 8, bMelUnd1.mat.Z, whole genome shotgun sequence:
- the CFAP70 gene encoding cilia- and flagella-associated protein 70 — MEVSTGLDSRKESTVSVPSESQPTPVQITVLRAQDLKTLKSDVSVTSVCVEYNGVILGDSSRTNVLPNGTADYNFTTSFDYSPNGPNSLDDIAQTPVLLTVIEMLQKDKKQKDRTVPLGQAVVDLLPLLQGQCSFQVTAPLYAVSTSPSESLHPEAKGGLEVTVSTKEPLVSATQLSDGNFLSITLEAAYSIPEAFAVTEPLQNYMACLQVPAAGEKELPLLFKNGILKLAGEKEPLPRPKKWPLANIVAPGALSIPNSFIVGGPYEDEDGELKKEEDREFRIQAESMKRVVWDMESRCYLDPAAVITLQKRIAECQYWPVEICRVCAALPSKRKTSKADKGDEEKQISFHGVAYVNMMPLLCPGVKKIRGAFRVCAYQDNKVFEKTKRQHSVFQDLRGQLSVTRRGSGTSEIGAPLNRAAPNKTQKEDKEKTTNKKMSHTPKLQLPNGTGEAENAVHLNNLEGQQYTEAGTFLVMEIKLHKALVPRRLREELTKQVKQMIPPRPPLPPRTSGAQKAVEDYHHHVRSIAAAILNECHELFGKQLPDQRTTDHQTLEEQKRQLNFELNSSGKYFAFKEQLKYAVVKIVREKYLKTTAFESQEQFQAFLSELYVYLMDQMHIALNELLFEEAAPSAPPSQVTQKQLWLFAHEAQVIKDYKLASLYHQQRIAKDQYNIECWLDYGAFCLLLEETTKAHECFQQALSLDPNHIQSLLLCGITAAMLQHNEEAEVLFEDACCLEPSSVVAWTLSGLFYELQDNNIQAEMAFREAKKLLQAQLAKERSIPEAAEGEGEKVPDGSADKLTKVAEPAPACVAPKEEVTAPEAAPKAPSPASGLGQPPCTIFMKTVEFLMKANAVQFVHKALAHELLSLEGGPSSGYYLALAQTYLLKEELSKCEECLCEAVRIDCMNPNIWAQKGHLCYLKKDFGEAKECYERTVGFMEDAEDMHIVYLRLGSIYLEEKLYGQAKKIYLLACNNSSSCLTWLGVGIACYRLKEMVEAEDALSEANALNNTNAEVWAYLSLICLHGGRRMEAEQCYKYVCKLGLTNDSLLRELRAAQLRFGFGNPEL, encoded by the exons ATGGAGGTCTCTACGGGGCTGGATTCCAGAAAAGAGTCCACTGTATCTGTTCCCAGTGAGTCACAGCCGACACCAGTACAGATCACAGTGCTGAGAGCGCAGGACCTG AAAACTCTCAAAAGCGACGTGTCAGTCACTTCAGTGTGTGTGGAGTACAACGGAGTGATCCTGGGAGACTCCTCCAGGACTAATGTCCTGCCAAACGGGACAGCAGACTACAATTTCACAACCAGCTTTGACTACAGCCCCAATGGGCCCAACTCCCTGGATGACATTGCACAAACCCCTGTGCTCT TGACAGTGATAGAAATGTTGCAAAAGGACAAGAAACAGAAGGACAGGACCGTACCTCTTGGCCAAGCTGTGGTGGACCTTCTACCTCTACTGCAAG gACAGTGTTCATTTCAGGTCACAGCTCCTTTATATGCAGTGTCTACCTCTCCATCAGAGAGCCTTCACCCAGAGGCCAAG GGTGGCCTTGAAGTGACAGTGAGCACCAAAGAGCCTTTGGTTTCTGCCACACAGCTTTCAGACGGTAACTTCCTGAGCATCACACTGGAGGCAGCTTATTCTATCCCTGAAGCATTTGCTGTCACAGAACCTCTGCAAAACTACATGGCTTGCTTGCAAGTACCAGCAGCTGGGGAG AAAGAACTTCCCTTACTCTTCAAGAATGGCATCCTGAAGCTTGCTGGTGAGAAAGAGCCATTACCCCGCCCCAAAAAGTGGCCCCTTGCTAACATCGTGGCCCCTGGTGCTCTGAGCATACCAAACTCCTTCATTGTTGGTGGTCCCTATGAGGATGAAGATGGAGAGCTCAAAAAAGAAGAG GACAGGGAATTTAGGATCCAAGCAGAAAGCATGAAGAGAGTTGTGTGGGACATGGAAAGTCGTTGTTACCTGGATCCTGCTGCAGTAATCAC TCTGCAGAAGCGTATTGCAGAGTGCCAGTACTGGCCCGTGGAGATCTGCAGGGTATGTGCAGCCTTACCCAGCAAACGGAAAACCAGCAAAGCTGACAAG GGAGATGAGGAAAAGCAGATTTCCTTCCATGGTGTGGCTTATGTCAACATGATGCCTTTGCTCTGCCCTGGTGTGAAGAAGATCAGAGGTGCTTTTCGTGTCTGTGCCTACCAAGACAACAAAGTGTTTGAGAAG ACCAAAAGACAGCACAGTGTTTTCCAGGATCTTAGGGGGCAGCTCAGTGTGACTCGGAGAGGCTCAGGGACCTCAGAAATCGGTGCTCCTCTTAACCGAGCTGCTCCCAACAAGACTCAGAaggaagacaaagagaaaaccACCAACAAGAAG ATGTCCCACACACCCAAACTTCAGTTGCCAAATGGCACAGGAGAAGCGGAAAACGCCGTGCATCTCAACAACCTTGAAGGACAG CAATACACTGAAGCAGGAACATTCCTGGTGATGGAGATAAAGCTGCATAAGGCCTTGGTACCAAGAAGACTGCGAGAGGAGCTCACCAAACA GGTCAAGCAAATGATTCCTCCTCGCCCTCCACTGCCTCCTCGGACATCAGGAGCCCAGAAG GCTGTGGAAGATTATCACCACCACGTCAGGAGCATTGCTGCTGCAATCCTAAATGAATGCCATGAGCTCTTTGGGAAGCAGCTGCCTGACCAAAGAACAACAGACCACCAAACCCTGGAGGAACAGAAGCGTCAGCTCAACTTTGAGCTGAACAGCTCTGGCAAATACTTTGCTTTTAAGGAACAGCTAAAG TATGCTGTAGTGAAGATTGTGAGGGAGAAATATCTGAAGACCACAGCATTTGAGAGCCAGGAGCAATTCCAGGCATTCCTCAGTGAGCTCTATGTGTACCTCATGGACCAGATGCACATTGCCCTGAATGAG ctgctgtttgAGGAAGCTGCTCCTTCTGCCCCTCCATCCCAAGTGACCCAGAAGCAGCTCTGGCTCTTTGCTCATGAGGCTCAAGTCATCAAAGACTACAAGCTGGCATCTCTCTACCACCAGCAG AGGATAGCTAAGGACCAGTACAACATCGAGTGCTGGCTGGACTATGGGGCATTCTGCCTCCTGCTCGAGGAAACAACCAAAGCACATGAGTGCTTCCAGCAGGCTCTTTCTCTGGATCCCAATCACATCCAGAG tTTGCTGCTGTGTGGGATTACAgctgccatgctgcagcacAATGAAGAGGCAGAGGTTTTATTTGAGGACGCCTGCTGCTTGGAGCCATCCAGCGTGGTGGCCTGGACACTTTCAG GTTTGTTTTATGAACTGCAGGATAATAATATTCAGGCAGAAATGGCCTTCCGTGAGGCTAAAAAGCTCTTGCAAGCACAGCTCGCCAAGGAGAGGAGCATCCCTGAGGCTGCTGAGGGAGAAGGAG AGAAGGTTCCAGATGGTTCTGCTGACAAACTGACAAAGGTGGCAGAGCCTGCCCCAGCCTGTGTGGCACCCAAGGAAGAGGTGACTGCACCAGAGGCAGCCCCAAAAG CACCATCCCCTGCTTCAGGACTTGGACAACCTCCCTGCACAATTTTCATGAAGACAGTGGAATTCCTGATGAAAGCCAATGCTGTCCAG TTTGTTCACAAGGCCCTTGCCCATGAGCTGCTGAGCCTCGAGGGAGGTCCCTCCAGTGGGTACTACTTGGCACTGGCCCAGACTTACTTGCTGAAAGAAGAACTCTCCAAATGTGAAGAATGTCTCTGTGAGGCTGTTAGGATTGACTGCATG AATCCAAATATCTGGGCTCAGAAAGGGCACCTCTGCTACCTGAAGAAAGACTTTGGTGAGGCAAAGGAGTGCTATGAGCGAACCGTGGGGTTtatggaggatgctgaggataTGCACATAGTCTACCTGCGCCTGGGCTCCATCTACCTGGAGGAGAAATTG TACGGCCAGGCGAAGAAGATCTACCTGCTCGCCTGCAACAACTCCTCATCCTGCCTCACCTGGCTGGGGGTGGGAATCGCCTGCTACAGG CTGAAGGAGATGGTGGAAGCAGAAGATGCCCTCTCTGAAGCCAATGCCCTCAATAACACCAACGCTGAAGTGTGGGCATATCTCTCCCTCATCTGCCTGCAC GGAGGACGGCGTATGGAGGCAGAGCAGTGCTACAAGTACGTCTGCAAG CTGGGGCTGACGAACGACTCGCTGCTGCGGGAGCTCCGCGCCGCCCAGCTGCGGTTCGGCTTCGGCAACCCGGAGCTCTGA